A single genomic interval of Chitinophaga sp. 180180018-3 harbors:
- a CDS encoding polysaccharide deacetylase family protein, whose translation MNSKICLIFVLAATLYFASSVAQTKKTDNSKRAIICLTYDDGLETQLSTVIPQLDAVGLKATFFINSIQGSAKSDIIGQTPEAVLGWTLAARNRHELANHTLFHPCPEKLGWNKAVAIDHYTIDRIITEITTQNAILSLLDPERKIRAFAFPCNNVFIGDTDYSKIIQDKGLVKFGRTGGDSNSIITDFRHLNSMQVPSWHVWTGTTLNELISFAEKVKKAGGMGVYQFHGVGGQLFQISAETHKAFLEYFRTHQSDYWVTTFSEAMEFITTNGNNKK comes from the coding sequence ATGAATTCAAAAATATGTTTGATATTCGTCCTTGCAGCTACTCTTTATTTCGCATCTTCTGTTGCCCAGACAAAAAAGACTGACAATTCAAAAAGAGCTATTATCTGTCTGACTTATGACGACGGTTTGGAAACGCAACTTTCAACTGTCATCCCTCAATTGGATGCCGTTGGTTTAAAAGCTACTTTTTTCATAAATTCAATTCAAGGCTCCGCCAAATCTGACATCATCGGGCAAACCCCTGAAGCGGTTCTTGGCTGGACCCTAGCCGCCAGAAACAGACATGAACTTGCAAATCACACCTTATTTCATCCTTGTCCTGAAAAACTTGGCTGGAACAAAGCTGTTGCAATAGACCATTACACTATTGACAGAATTATAACTGAAATCACCACTCAAAACGCTATTCTTTCTTTGTTGGACCCCGAAAGAAAAATTCGGGCATTTGCCTTTCCATGCAACAACGTATTTATTGGGGACACAGATTATTCAAAAATCATTCAAGACAAAGGTTTAGTAAAGTTTGGCCGAACCGGTGGAGACAGCAATAGTATCATTACTGATTTTAGACACCTGAATTCAATGCAAGTCCCATCCTGGCATGTATGGACGGGCACAACGTTAAATGAACTGATTTCATTTGCAGAAAAGGTGAAGAAAGCAGGAGGGATGGGAGTTTATCAGTTTCATGGTGTTGGTGGACAACTATTTCAAATTTCAGCTGAAACACACAAAGCATTTTTGGAGTATTTTAGAACGCATCAAAGCGATTATTGGGTGACTACTTTTTCCGAAGCGATGGAGTTTATAACAACCAACGGGAACAACAAAAAATAA